One region of Streptomyces leeuwenhoekii genomic DNA includes:
- a CDS encoding peptidase C39 family protein, which translates to MSRAEQPSRRTVLAAAVAAAAAGGAYPAAAADTVTAAGPGRAPAGPVDHRSWTRYRDWRSGTAHGTRAVAGARPGIVLAVPAGTTEYTDPHTGRTAAWEYATWTSPVHRLAVPSTEAIVSWNAHTPDGTWIQAELMGTYSDGTDTPWYVMGRWAAGDQDIRRTSVDGQGDGRSSVWTDTLALDEPATGLRLVSCRLRLTLYRRPGTRTTPTVWRVGVMGSDVPDRFTVPASTPGLARELAVPRYSQEIHKGRYPEYDNGGEAWCSPTSSQMIIEYWGGRLTEEQLAWVDPSYTDPQVCHAARYTYDHQYAGCGNWPFNAAYAATFDGLQGVVTRLGSLTDLETLIAAGIPAITSQSFRKEELTGAGYGTAGHLMTVIGFTADGDVIANDPASPTNEAVRRVYRRREWENIWLRTKRYNAAGKVVSGTGGVCYLFFPAHPSPRQRRALAAVGVR; encoded by the coding sequence ATGAGCAGAGCCGAACAGCCGTCCCGCAGAACCGTTCTGGCCGCCGCGGTGGCCGCCGCCGCGGCCGGTGGCGCCTACCCGGCCGCCGCCGCGGACACCGTGACCGCCGCCGGCCCCGGCCGGGCCCCGGCCGGCCCGGTCGACCACCGGAGCTGGACCCGGTACCGCGACTGGCGGTCCGGAACCGCCCACGGCACCCGCGCCGTCGCGGGCGCCCGCCCCGGCATCGTGCTCGCCGTCCCGGCCGGCACCACCGAGTACACCGACCCGCACACGGGCCGGACCGCCGCCTGGGAGTACGCCACCTGGACCTCCCCCGTCCACCGGCTCGCCGTCCCCTCGACGGAGGCCATCGTCTCCTGGAACGCCCACACGCCGGACGGCACCTGGATCCAGGCCGAGCTCATGGGCACCTACTCCGACGGCACCGACACGCCCTGGTACGTGATGGGCCGCTGGGCCGCCGGCGACCAGGACATCCGGCGCACCTCGGTCGACGGCCAGGGCGACGGCAGGAGCAGCGTCTGGACGGACACGCTGGCTCTCGACGAGCCCGCGACCGGACTGCGGTTGGTCTCCTGCCGGCTGCGGCTGACCCTCTACCGCCGCCCCGGCACGCGGACGACCCCGACGGTGTGGCGCGTCGGCGTGATGGGCTCCGACGTCCCCGACCGCTTCACCGTGCCCGCCTCCACCCCCGGCCTCGCCCGGGAGCTGGCCGTCCCGCGCTATTCGCAGGAGATCCACAAGGGCCGGTACCCCGAGTACGACAACGGCGGTGAGGCGTGGTGCAGCCCCACCTCCTCGCAGATGATCATCGAGTACTGGGGCGGCCGGCTCACCGAGGAGCAACTGGCCTGGGTCGACCCCTCGTACACCGACCCGCAGGTGTGCCACGCGGCCCGGTACACCTACGACCACCAGTACGCCGGCTGCGGGAACTGGCCGTTCAACGCGGCCTACGCGGCCACCTTCGACGGCCTCCAGGGCGTGGTCACCCGCCTCGGCTCCCTCACCGACCTGGAGACGCTGATCGCCGCGGGCATCCCGGCCATCACCTCGCAGTCCTTCCGCAAGGAGGAGCTGACCGGCGCCGGGTACGGCACGGCCGGGCACCTGATGACCGTGATCGGCTTCACCGCCGACGGGGACGTGATCGCCAACGACCCCGCCTCGCCGACCAACGAGGCGGTGCGGCGCGTCTACCGGCGGCGCGAATGGGAGAACATCTGGTTGAGGACCAAGCGGTACAACGCCGCCGGCAAGGTCGTCTCCGGCACGGGCGGCGTC
- a CDS encoding AAA family ATPase: MDFGTQGPKAPADLAWLRGVDAYTMGAYPQAEEEFRAAVRMDPGMADAWLGLHALRVDTTTALLRMFRHRDRFGEQRARHRRALNSWYWLGWWVQPVLESPRDLLLAHASHWLDGRHVPELDRALAGLPPVDTDRQVRFLHACRAYLVKDWEQLVRHTDPLLDDPVLGIEAGLFGGMARVRLEMYGQAEPLLSAALMRCRSEQPQRKELRYWLARAHEGTGRSAAALPLYRAVHSVDPAFMDTSARLAAIAEGDGYDETADDTDLAAIALTGSGQDGVDGPDGLDTLFGAEERDLKLSAPQPPAAPLPSVPGPAVRARTAPEPSLPAGPTDPALLEDALAELERMVGLEPVKRQVKALSAQLNMARLRAGQGLPVQPPKRHFVFSGPSGTGKTTVARILGRVFYALGLLGGDHLVEAQRADLVGEYLGQTAVKANELIDSALGGVLFVDEAYSLSNSGYGKGDAYGDEALQVLLKRAEDNRDHLVVILAGYPEGMDRLLTANPGLSSRFTTRVDFPSYRPAELTEIGKVLAAENGDRWDDEALDELRSIAGHVVEQGWIDELGNGRFLRTLYEKSCAYRDLRLSVCPATLTRDDLATLRLPDLMQAYGEVLSGRGPQDPPAM, translated from the coding sequence ATGGACTTCGGCACGCAGGGCCCCAAGGCCCCGGCCGACCTCGCCTGGCTGCGAGGCGTGGACGCCTACACCATGGGCGCCTATCCGCAGGCGGAGGAGGAGTTCCGGGCCGCCGTCCGGATGGACCCCGGCATGGCCGACGCCTGGCTGGGCCTGCACGCGCTGCGCGTGGACACCACGACCGCGCTGCTGCGCATGTTCCGCCACCGCGACCGGTTCGGCGAGCAGCGCGCCCGGCACCGCCGCGCTCTCAACTCCTGGTACTGGCTGGGCTGGTGGGTGCAGCCGGTGCTGGAGAGCCCGCGCGACCTGCTGCTCGCGCACGCCTCCCACTGGCTGGACGGCCGCCACGTCCCGGAGCTGGACCGGGCGCTGGCGGGGCTGCCGCCGGTGGACACCGACCGCCAGGTCCGCTTCCTGCACGCCTGCCGCGCCTATCTCGTCAAGGATTGGGAGCAGCTCGTCCGGCACACCGACCCGCTGCTCGACGACCCCGTGCTGGGCATCGAGGCCGGCCTGTTCGGCGGCATGGCCCGGGTCCGGCTGGAGATGTACGGGCAGGCCGAGCCACTGCTGTCGGCGGCCCTGATGCGGTGCCGCAGCGAGCAGCCGCAGCGCAAGGAGCTGCGCTACTGGCTGGCGCGCGCCCACGAGGGCACGGGCCGCAGCGCCGCGGCGCTCCCGCTGTACCGGGCGGTGCACAGTGTCGATCCGGCCTTCATGGACACCTCGGCCCGGCTCGCCGCCATCGCGGAGGGCGACGGGTACGACGAGACGGCCGACGACACCGATCTCGCGGCGATCGCCCTGACCGGCAGCGGGCAGGACGGCGTGGACGGCCCCGACGGGCTGGACACGCTCTTCGGCGCCGAGGAGCGCGATCTGAAACTCTCCGCTCCGCAGCCGCCGGCCGCTCCCCTGCCGTCGGTGCCCGGCCCGGCGGTCCGGGCCCGGACCGCCCCGGAGCCGTCCCTGCCCGCCGGGCCCACCGACCCGGCGTTACTGGAGGACGCGCTCGCCGAGCTGGAGCGCATGGTGGGCCTGGAGCCGGTGAAGCGGCAGGTCAAGGCGCTGTCCGCGCAGTTGAACATGGCCCGGCTGCGGGCCGGCCAGGGGCTGCCGGTCCAGCCGCCCAAGCGGCACTTCGTCTTCTCCGGTCCCTCCGGCACCGGCAAGACCACGGTCGCCCGCATCCTCGGGCGGGTCTTCTACGCCCTCGGCCTGCTCGGCGGCGACCATCTGGTCGAGGCGCAGCGGGCCGACCTGGTGGGCGAGTACCTGGGGCAGACGGCGGTGAAGGCCAACGAGCTGATCGACTCCGCCCTCGGCGGCGTCCTCTTCGTGGACGAGGCGTACTCCCTGTCGAACTCGGGCTACGGCAAGGGTGACGCCTACGGCGACGAGGCGCTGCAGGTGCTGCTGAAGCGGGCGGAGGACAACCGCGACCATCTGGTGGTGATCCTGGCCGGCTACCCGGAGGGCATGGACCGCCTGCTGACCGCCAATCCCGGGCTGTCCTCCCGCTTCACCACCCGCGTCGACTTCCCCTCCTACCGGCCGGCGGAGCTGACGGAGATCGGCAAGGTGCTCGCCGCCGAGAACGGCGACCGGTGGGACGACGAGGCGCTGGACGAGCTGCGCTCGATCGCCGGACATGTCGTCGAGCAGGGATGGATCGACGAGCTGGGCAACGGGCGGTTCCTGCGCACGCTGTACGAGAAGAGCTGCGCCTACCGGGACCTGCGGCTGTCGGTCTGCCCGGCCACGCTGACGCGGGACGATCTGGCGACGCTACGGCTGCCGGACCTGATGCAGGCCTACGGCGAGGTGCTGTCGGGGCGGGGGCCGCAGGATCCGCCGGCGATGTGA
- a CDS encoding uridine kinase family protein produces the protein MSALPHRRGPAIHDLASRILRLPPSCGPVRLIGVDGHAGSGKSTFAGRLGRALGGAPVLRLDDIASHEELFDWTGRLLEQVIGPLGRGEAARYRPYDWRARRFGPPRELPPAPVVLVEGVGAGRRALRPHLALLLWMDLPREQAWERGRTRDGEEQREFWEGWVRAERRHFAGDPSRPYADLLVRQCREGYEVLQGPKGAAETGRSFTEGDGPSSVW, from the coding sequence ATGTCCGCCCTTCCGCACCGTCGAGGACCAGCCATTCACGACCTCGCCTCCCGGATCCTCCGCCTCCCTCCCTCCTGCGGCCCGGTCCGCCTGATCGGCGTCGACGGGCACGCCGGCTCCGGAAAGTCCACCTTCGCCGGGCGGTTGGGGCGGGCGCTCGGCGGTGCGCCGGTGCTCCGCCTGGACGACATCGCCAGCCACGAGGAGCTCTTCGACTGGACCGGGCGGCTGCTGGAGCAGGTGATCGGGCCCCTCGGCCGGGGTGAGGCGGCGCGCTACCGCCCGTACGACTGGCGGGCACGGCGCTTCGGGCCGCCCCGGGAGCTGCCGCCCGCCCCGGTGGTGCTGGTCGAGGGCGTCGGTGCGGGACGCCGGGCGCTGCGCCCGCATCTGGCCCTGCTGCTGTGGATGGACCTGCCGCGCGAGCAGGCGTGGGAGCGGGGACGGACCCGGGACGGCGAAGAGCAGCGGGAGTTCTGGGAGGGATGGGTCCGCGCGGAGCGGCGCCATTTCGCCGGCGACCCCTCGCGGCCGTACGCCGATCTGCTGGTGCGGCAGTGTCGTGAGGGTTATGAGGTGCTTCAGGGACCGAAGGGAGCGGCTGAAACAGGCCGTTCCTTCACGGAGGGTGACGGGCCGTCCTCGGTGTGGTGA